The Pantoea phytobeneficialis genome has a segment encoding these proteins:
- the ddlA gene encoding D-alanine--D-alanine ligase, translating into MAKQRVGIIFGGKSAEHEVSLQSAKNILEAIDTSKFEVVLLGIDKQGEWHLNDASGFLLNAENPSLIALNRSGENVALVPGQASQQLITRQNAHPLSQVDVIFPIVHGTLGEDGSLQGLLRMANLPFVGSGVLGSAVSMDKDFTKRLLRDAGLKVAPWISVTQAQRARLDAQAVVDRFGLPLFIKPANQGSSVGVSKVSRLEEFAAALDLAFTFDRKVLIEQGIKGREIECAVLGNDEPVASPCGEVVVHDAFYSYDTKYISENGAQVVVPATISTDDSEAIRAVALQAFQALECSGMARVDVFLTEGGEIIVNEVNTLPGFTNISMYPKLWQAAGLDYRSLITRLIELALERHQQSSALKSSM; encoded by the coding sequence ATGGCAAAACAACGTGTGGGGATCATTTTCGGTGGTAAATCAGCCGAGCATGAAGTGTCATTACAATCAGCCAAAAATATTCTTGAGGCTATTGATACCAGCAAATTTGAAGTGGTGTTGCTGGGCATCGATAAACAGGGCGAGTGGCATCTGAATGATGCATCCGGCTTTCTGCTAAATGCAGAAAACCCCTCACTGATTGCCCTCAATCGCTCTGGCGAGAATGTGGCGCTGGTGCCCGGCCAGGCATCGCAGCAGTTGATCACGCGTCAGAATGCCCACCCGTTGTCGCAGGTTGATGTCATTTTCCCGATTGTCCACGGTACGCTGGGCGAGGATGGCTCGCTACAAGGCCTGCTGCGCATGGCTAATCTACCGTTTGTCGGTTCTGGCGTACTGGGTTCCGCCGTCAGCATGGATAAAGATTTCACCAAACGTCTGCTGCGTGATGCCGGTCTTAAGGTTGCCCCCTGGATTAGCGTCACTCAGGCGCAACGTGCCCGGCTTGATGCACAGGCGGTGGTGGATCGTTTTGGCCTGCCGCTGTTTATTAAACCGGCGAATCAGGGTTCTTCGGTTGGCGTCAGTAAAGTCAGCCGTCTCGAAGAGTTTGCGGCAGCGCTCGATCTCGCCTTTACCTTCGATCGCAAGGTATTGATTGAGCAAGGTATTAAGGGACGCGAAATTGAATGCGCCGTATTGGGTAATGATGAGCCGGTCGCCAGCCCCTGCGGTGAAGTGGTGGTGCACGATGCGTTTTATTCGTATGACACCAAGTACATCAGCGAGAACGGTGCACAGGTAGTTGTCCCCGCCACGATCAGCACAGACGATAGCGAAGCGATTCGCGCCGTGGCATTGCAAGCGTTTCAGGCACTGGAATGCAGCGGGATGGCGCGTGTCGATGTGTTCCTGACTGAAGGCGGGGAAATCATCGTCAATGAAGTCAATACCTTGCCTGGTTTCACCAACATCAGCATGTATCCGAAGCTCTGGCAGGCAGCCGGTCTGGATTATCGCTCGTTGATTACCCGGCTGATCGAACTGGCGCTGGAGCGCCATCAGCAGAGCAGCGCCCTGAAAAGCAGCATGTGA
- a CDS encoding GGDEF domain-containing protein — translation MRVKLFAENNFKKNALSLFLITLFFCFIGSHLRVPQELSLFWPVNALIAGLMVRNPYLHRISSYVVCFVAMVFNDTVFSGWALPAVTLNVANILFILVAVSMLIKHLLPPSANSQVINAMRIFPACLLAALACATWGAWAQEVDFNARFITAWGDWFSEQFSTSLMLLPVLLARPLRTVPWRSLLHPGKLLPLTGVVLSLTIGAMIGGAGSLTFPVPALIWCAIVLPIPITSLVLLLTGITEIILVSHGVMNIQGDDALLPISHLTSVRLGVATITISPLLVAVSMDAIRQLNQRLSLRANFDFLTQLLSRSGLYENLRQEPFSPQRAAGVVMLDVDYFKTINDNFGHDAGDGVLEEIARRIQDVVNNRGLVCRFGGEEFVVVVFDYNHSQLYQLAEAIRQSMVREKFWLQGNTVTVTASLGLALGNAVNEREWHGVVNRLISAADKNLYLSKRNGRNQTSPAVEPRALVNDVA, via the coding sequence ATGCGCGTTAAGCTGTTTGCAGAGAATAATTTTAAGAAGAATGCTCTCTCACTGTTCCTCATCACGCTTTTCTTCTGCTTTATCGGCAGCCATTTGCGTGTGCCGCAGGAGCTGTCGCTGTTCTGGCCGGTCAACGCGCTGATTGCCGGGTTGATGGTGCGTAATCCTTATCTGCACCGCATCTCCAGTTATGTGGTGTGCTTTGTCGCTATGGTGTTCAACGATACGGTATTTTCAGGCTGGGCGCTGCCTGCGGTCACCCTCAATGTGGCGAATATCCTGTTTATTCTGGTCGCGGTGAGCATGCTGATTAAGCATCTGCTGCCGCCCTCGGCGAATAGCCAGGTGATCAACGCGATGCGTATTTTCCCCGCCTGTTTGTTGGCGGCGCTGGCCTGTGCTACCTGGGGTGCCTGGGCGCAGGAAGTGGATTTCAACGCACGCTTTATTACTGCCTGGGGCGACTGGTTCAGCGAACAATTCTCCACGTCGTTGATGTTGCTGCCGGTATTACTGGCACGCCCGCTGCGTACCGTCCCCTGGCGTTCATTATTGCATCCCGGAAAACTGCTGCCGCTGACGGGCGTGGTGCTGTCGCTCACCATTGGCGCGATGATTGGTGGCGCGGGTAGCCTGACGTTCCCGGTCCCGGCATTGATTTGGTGTGCGATTGTCCTGCCAATCCCCATCACCAGTCTGGTGCTGCTGCTCACGGGCATCACCGAGATTATCCTGGTTTCTCACGGGGTGATGAATATTCAGGGCGATGATGCCTTGTTGCCCATCAGCCATCTGACCTCGGTTCGCCTCGGCGTCGCCACCATCACCATCAGCCCGTTGCTGGTGGCTGTCAGTATGGATGCCATCCGTCAGCTAAACCAACGTTTGTCATTACGCGCCAATTTTGATTTTCTCACCCAGCTGTTATCGCGTTCCGGGTTGTATGAAAATCTGCGCCAGGAGCCATTCTCACCGCAGCGAGCGGCAGGTGTGGTGATGCTGGATGTCGACTATTTCAAAACCATTAATGACAATTTCGGTCATGATGCGGGTGATGGTGTGCTGGAAGAGATCGCTCGCCGCATTCAGGATGTGGTGAATAATCGAGGTCTGGTTTGCCGTTTTGGTGGCGAAGAGTTCGTGGTGGTGGTGTTTGATTACAATCACAGCCAGCTTTATCAACTGGCCGAAGCGATTCGTCAGTCGATGGTCAGAGAGAAATTCTGGTTGCAGGGAAATACCGTCACCGTGACGGCCAGCCTGGGGCTGGCGCTTGGCAATGCAGTGAATGAGCGTGAGTGGCATGGGGTGGTGAACCGCCTGATTTCGGCGGCTGACAAAAATCTTTACCTGTCGAAGCGCAACGGTCGCAATCAAACCTCGCCCGCTGTCGAGCCACGCGCGCTGGTTAACGACGTGGCCTGA